Genomic DNA from Ilyobacter polytropus DSM 2926:
GTTCCCTAGTCTTCTTCTCAGCTGTTTCTCAATTGCTGCTATTTTTTCCAGGTAGTTTTCTCTTTCAAATATCTCCATACTTTTCAGTCCAATTGCACAAGTAAGTGCATTTCCCATATATGTAGGTCCGTGCATAAAGGCATCTCTTCCTTTGTCTGAGTAAAAAGCCTCAAATACCTTTGTACTTGCAATTGTTGCTGCATGGCCTAAATAACCTCCAGTAAGTGCTTTTCCAAGTATAACTATATCAGGTGCTATGTTGGTATGATTCATAGCAAAGAGTTTTCCAGTTCTTCCGAAACCTGTTGCAACCTCGTCAAAAATCAGCAGTACATCATATTTATCGCAGATCTCTCTGGCTCTTTCTAGATACTTAGGACTGTAAAAATTAAATCCTCCTGCTGCCTGTATTAGCGGTTCCACTATAAAGGCCGCTACCTCACTGTGTTTTTCCTTTAGAAATTCCTCTAGTTTAGCTATATCTCTTTCAACGTTTTCCTCTGAAGCATCATAGCCTCCTGTTGGTCTGTCTATATGATAGGTGTCTCTAAATAAGTTTGAAAAAGCTCCGTGGTAAGCAGGATCATCTCCTACCTCCATTGTTTTAAATGTATCTCCGTGATATCCACCTTTAAGACCTACTATTTTTATCTTATTTTCATACCCCTTATTTGAAAAATATTGGATAGCCATCTTTAAGGCCACTTCCACTCCGACAGATCCACTGTCTGAAAAGAATACGTGATTTAATCCTTCTGGAGTTATCTCCACCAGTTTTTTTGCCAAATTTTTTACAGGATCATGAGTCAGTCCCCCCAGCATTACATGGGAAAACTTTTCCATTTGCTCCACAGCTGCCTTATTCAGCTCATCATTACTGTAGCCATGACACGCACACCACCAAGATGCTACACCGTCTAGCAGTTCTTTCCCGTCTTTTACCTTTATCTTCATTCCCTTAGCCCATTCTACATGAAGATTTTCATCTTTTGTTTTCATTTGAGCATAAGGATACCATAAGCTCATATCTTCCATTTTGACCATTAAAATTTTCCCTCCCTAGATCTAGATTAAAATTATCAATTTGATATTAGATTAAATACATCATTCATTGTTATAAAAAGTATAAGACCTATGAGCACTATCATCCCTGCCATATGAAGTCTTTCTTCAAGTTTTTTATTGACTGTTACTCCTATAAGCT
This window encodes:
- the bioA gene encoding adenosylmethionine--8-amino-7-oxononanoate transaminase, with product MVKMEDMSLWYPYAQMKTKDENLHVEWAKGMKIKVKDGKELLDGVASWWCACHGYSNDELNKAAVEQMEKFSHVMLGGLTHDPVKNLAKKLVEITPEGLNHVFFSDSGSVGVEVALKMAIQYFSNKGYENKIKIVGLKGGYHGDTFKTMEVGDDPAYHGAFSNLFRDTYHIDRPTGGYDASEENVERDIAKLEEFLKEKHSEVAAFIVEPLIQAAGGFNFYSPKYLERAREICDKYDVLLIFDEVATGFGRTGKLFAMNHTNIAPDIVILGKALTGGYLGHAATIASTKVFEAFYSDKGRDAFMHGPTYMGNALTCAIGLKSMEIFERENYLEKIAAIEKQLRRRLGNIKSDKIKDVRILGVTGVIEVKESKSLKGFAKFASDRGVWLRPFYRHLYTMPPYIATEEEMDHIIDVMEDWFKL